Part of the Methylomonas sp. AM2-LC genome, TGTGCGCGCCCTGGCCAGGGCAAGCCAGAACCGTTTATGGGGACCACGCGCGCTTTGTCGATACCTATTTTGCCAGATTTCCCGGCTATTACTTGGCTGGAGATGGAGCGCGTCGCGACGCCGATGGCTATTACTGGATTACTGGGCGTATTGATGATGTATTAAACGTATCCGGTCACCGTTTAGGCACTGCTGAAATTGAAAGCGCCCTTGTCATGCATGAGCTGGTTGCAGAAGCTGCGGTGGTAGGTTTTCCACATCCAATCAAAGGGCAGGGCATCTATGCTTATGTGACCTTGAATGTGGGGGTTGAAGGTAGTGATGTGCTTAAAAAAGCCTTGGCAAACTTGGTGAAAGAAGAAGTGAGTGCCATTGCCTTACCCGATATTATCCAATGGGCTCCGGGTTTACCTAAAACCCGTTCCGGTAAAATCATGCGACGTATTTTACGCAAAATTGCTGCGAATGAATTTGAAAATCTGGGTGATATTTCCACATTGGCTGATCCCGGTGTGGTTGAGGAGATTATCGCTCACCGCCTGCATTTATAGGTTGTGTTAATCAAGCTGGCATATGCGGGGGTAGTTTTAATCTGGACTACTACGCCATTGGCGATTAAATGGACTGGCGAAGGCATAAACTATGTACTGGGAGCTACCGCCCGCATGAGTATCGGCTGTTTGTGCCTGTTGTTGGTCATGTTGCTGATTCGTCAGCCCCTGGTGTTTCATCGTAAGGCCAGACAGACCTATTTGGCCGCTTCTGCACATCTATATCTAGGTTTGCTGGTCACTTACTGGTCGGCACAATATTTGCCCTCTGGTTGGATGTCGGTCATCTTTGGTCTAAATCCGTTTTTAACTGCCATTCTGGCTGCAATTTTTCTGAAAGAAGCGAGTCTGGGCTGGCGAAAAGTGTCGTCATATCTGCTGGGTGTCGCCGGATTGGTGGTGATGTTTATGTCAGCACTGGATTTAAGCCAACAGGCTTTGTTGGGTATGCTGGGCGTTTTGCTGGCTACTTTCCTGCAAGGTGGTAGTGCGGTTTGGGTAAAGCGTATCAATGCAGGCTTAAGTCCATTACAACTATTAACAGGCGGATTATTCTATTCTCTACCCATGTATGTCTTAACCTGGTATGTGCTGACCGATGCGCAACTGCCCGCCGTTATCCCTTCTGATAAAACCCTGTATGCCATTTTATATCTGGGTATTATTGCCACTACGCTAGGTTTTACCTGGTACTACTACATCCTAAAACATTTACCTGCCACTCAGGTTGCCATGTTAAGCCTGATGACGCCTTTATTATCCTTGTTGTTGGGTCATACCATTAATCACGAACCACTCAGTTTGAAAGTAGCCTTGGGAACTGGATTAATTTTGACTGCACTGCTGTTGAATCAATTGGCAGAACGGCGGCAAAAAACCATATAGAGTACATAAATTATTCATATTAGTGCAGTAAACTGACTCAATTTGCATAAGTGTATTGGATGCGCCTCACGAGCATTCGGTACTTCTTGTAACTTTATGATAGTTAAAAGATATTACGCTTCTAGCTGCATTTAATCATAAAACCTAATTACCACGTAACCACATCTGGAGTAAAAATTTATGTCTACATTATTTAGCCCGCTAAAACTAGGGGCATTGACTGTTCCAAATCGAATTTTTATGGCACCGCTAACCCGTTGCCGTGCAGATGCCGAACATAATCCCACCCCGTTAATGGCCGAATATTATGCACAACGTGCTAGTGCTGGATTAATCATTGCTGAGGCCACTATGGCTATGCAAGGCAACTCGTCATTCTGGATGGTGCCGGGTATCTACTCTGAGGTACAAATAGAAGGCTGGCGGCTAACTACCGATGCAGTACATGCAGCAGGCGGTAAAATTTTTCTGCAAATCTGGCACGGTGGTCGTGCTTGTCATCCTTTGCTGAATAACGGTGCGCAACCTGTCGCCCCTAGTGCTTTGAGAATTGAAAATGATGAAGTGCATACCCCAGAGGGTAAAAAACCTTATGTGGTCCCGCGCGAACTGGCAGATGAAGAATTGCCCGGCATCGTAGCAGGTTTTAAACAAGCAGCAATAAATGCAAAAGCTGCGGGTTTTGATGGTGTGGAAGTTCATGGTGCCAACGGTTATCTACTAGATGAATTTTTACGCGACGGTGCTAATACACGCAATGGCCCTTATGGTGGCAGCATCGAAAATCGGGCGCGCTTGCTGTTGGAAGTGATCACCGCAGTCAGCGAAGTGTGGGGTGCTGATAAAGTGGGTGTGCGTATTTCGCCATTAAATAGCTATAACTTCATGATAGATAGCGACCCAGTCGCATTGTCCACTTGGTTGGCAGAGCGCTTAAATGCGTTTAATCTGGCTTATCTGCATGTCATGCGCGGCGACTTTTTTAGCATGCAAACTGGCGATGTAATGACACCCATACGAGCACATTACCATGGTGTGTTGGTTGCCAATATGGGTTATAGTCCAGAAGAGGCAGAACAAGCCATAGCCGATGGTAAAGTGGATGCAGTGGCTTTCGGTAACAGCTTTCTGGCCAATCCTGATTTGCCTGCCCGTATCAAGGCAGGGGCGGCGTTGAATCAGCCTGATCCGGCCAAATATTATTCGCCGGGGGCTGAGGGGTATACGGATTATCCTGTGTTGATGCCGTAAACAGTTTACACAAAATTAATACGATTTCATCGCACATTCTATTTGTGGTCAGTTCGTTCTACACATGAATCCAATGTGCGATTTGACGTGTTTCTAATTACTAATAGTGGTTGGTAGGGTATTTATGCGCTAGCATCTATAATTCTTACGCAATGTTTAAGGTATTGTTTTAATTTTAAGTTTTTTCTAGGTTTATGGATTAGATTAAGAAACTAGGCAACTAATTCTGTGTGTTATATAATCATGTTTGGTGAAGCAGGGAACCTTTTCGGATTTTTCTAGAATACAACCAATGATAAAAAGCCAGCATTACATAGCTCATGTTCGTACATCGGATATGAAACAACAAACAGTTGCTACGCATTTGCAAGAAGTGGCTGAAATTACCAAAAAACTGGCCCAAAAAATCAATATACCTGAAGCAGGTGAATTGATTGGTTTATTGCATGATTTGGGTAAATATAGCTCGGTTTTCCAAAACTACATTCAATCGGGTACCGGATTACTTAATCCCGATATTGACTCGGATTACGTTAATGCAGTTGCCCTAAAAGGTAAAATAGATCACTCGACTGCGGGTGCTCAGTGGGTATGGGAAGAACTGAGCAAATTTGGCAAAAATGGCGAAGGTAGATTATGCGGACAAATACTAGCTATTTGTATTGCCTCTCATCACAGTGGATTAATTGACTGTCTGACGCCAGATGGTGTGAATAGTTTTAATGTGCGTATCAATAAAAACGATGACCGAACGCATCTAGCTGAATGTAAACAAAATGCTGATACCTCTATTCTGGAACAAGCTAGGCAATTGGCTGATAAACCTTTGTTATTAGCTATGCTGAAACAGCTTAGACTGATCACTAACAATGAGACGCACGAAACTGTTAAATGCTTTTATATAGGATTTTTGACGCGTTTTTTGTTCAGTTGCCTGATTGATGCAGATCGTATCAATAGTGCTGATTTCGAAAATTTAAACAATGCTAGTTTTCGAAATAAAGATGTATCTTGGGATATTGCTATTCAGCGGATCGAGTGTTTTTTAGCCGAACAGCAGACAATAAATAATAATGATACGCAAATTAATGCAATGCGGCGGAGAATCTCTGATACTTGCAAAAATAGAGCTAAAGATAATCAAGGTATTTACACTCTGACGGTACCTACGGGAGGAGGTAAAACCTATGCTAGTCTCCGTTACGCTTTGCATCATGCAAAGGCCCATCAATTAGAGCGGATTATTTATATAATTCCTTACACCTCGATCATTGAACAAAATGCAGAAGCTATACGGAAAGTTATTGAGCAAGAGGGAGATTGTCCTTGGGTACTTGAACATCATTCTAATTTAGAGCCAGAAAACCAAACTTGGCATAGTAAATTAGCAGCTGAAAATTGGGATGCACCAATAATTTTGACCACAATGGTACAGTTTTTAGAAACATTGTTTAGCGGTGGTACAAGAGGTGTGCGTCGTTTACATCAGCTTGCGAATAGCGTCATCATTTTTGATGAGATACAGACCTTGCCGATTAACTGCACTCATTTGTTTTGTAATGCTCTTAATTTTTTAACGACTCATACTAAAACCACGGCGGTTTTGTGTACAGCTACCCAGCCATTACTTGATCAATTAAAGTCACCGGATAAAGGGCAATTGGTTATTCCCAAAGAAAACCATCTTATTGATGATGTCGGACTATTATTTGATCAGTTAAAGCGTGTTGAAATTAGCAATAAAATCAAATCTGAAGGTTGGTCGGAAGAAGAAATTGCCGAACTAGCAATTAGCGAACTAAATAGCAAAGGTAATTGCTTAGTGGTGGTGAATACTAAAGCTTGGGCTCAAGCATTGTATGTAAGGTGTTCAGAAGCTGTCGAACAAGATGCTTTGTTTCATTTAAGCACTAATCAATGTTCCGCCCATAGAAGCGAATTGTTTCAACGCATGCGGATAAGATTGGTTAATGGTCAACCAGTGTTATGTTTCAGTACACAATTGATTGAGGCGGGCGTCGATATTGATTTTTCTAGTGTGATACGTTTTTTAGCCGGATTGGATTCTATCGCTCAAGCCGCTGGTCGCTGCAATAGAAATGGTCGCTTAGCTACCGCTACTGTTCATGTGGTTAACCCTGCACTGGAAACTATTAACCAACTCGTAGATATTAAAATCGGAAAAGAAAAAAGCACACGCGTTTTCAGCGAAGTCAAAGATAAAGCATTGTTAGATCCTGAAAATATGGCGTTGTATTTTAGCTATTACTTCTATGATAGGAGTAACGAAATGTGCTATCCCTTGAATGAAAAACAGATAGGTAGTACAGACACGTTGCTCAACTTGCTCAGTGAAAATAATCTTAATATTGGGAACTCTGCTTCTTTGTATTTAAAACAATCTTTTATGACGGCAGGCAATGTCTTTAAAGCTATAGATGCACCGACTCAAGCTGTGATTGTTCCTTACCAACAAGGTGAAAAGCTAATTGTCGAACTCTGTGGAATTGCTAGAGAATTTGATGCTGCCAGTTATTATGCTTGTTTAAAACAAGCGCAAAAGTTTAGCGTTAACGTGTTTCCAAATGTATGGAAAAAGTTGTTGGAACAAAATGCTGTATTCGAAATTCATCAAGGTGCGGATGTTTATTATCTTGAAAAAAACTATTATAGCAAAGCATTTGGATTGTCCACTGAGGCAGTTGGTAAAGCAGAAGTAATCATTTTATAAAGGAAAATCATGATAAAAAATAGTATCAGTTTTCGATTATGGGGCAAGTATGCATTATTTACCGATCCTATTACAAAAGTGGGAGGTGAAAAATGTTCGTATCAGTTGCCAACTTATGAAGCAATTAAAGGTGTACTCAAATCTATTTACTGGAAGCCTACACTGATTTGGTATGTCGATAAAGTTAGAGTTATAAAACCACTTCGTACCCAAACCAAAGGTACTAAGCCGTTAGTATGGAATGGTGGTAATAGTTTGGCAATTTATACTTTTTTACGGGATGTAGAATATCAGGTTCAAGCTCATTTTGAATGGAATCAACATCGTCCAGAATTAGTATCCGACAGAATTGATGGCAAACATTTCAGTATCTTTAATCGCACCTTAGAAAAAGGTGGTAGACAAGATATTTTTTTAGGAACGCGTGATTGTCAAGGATATGTAGAACCTTGCGAGTTTGGTTCAGGACAGGGGGCTTACGATAATCTTGATGAATTGGCTTTTGGATTGATGTTTCATAGTTTTGCCTATCCTGACGAAACAGGCAAAGACGAATTACATAGTCATTTTTGGCAGGCTAAACTCAGAAAAGGTATTTTAGAGTTTCCACGTCCTGAAATCTGTAC contains:
- the cas5c gene encoding type I-C CRISPR-associated protein Cas5c, translating into MIKNSISFRLWGKYALFTDPITKVGGEKCSYQLPTYEAIKGVLKSIYWKPTLIWYVDKVRVIKPLRTQTKGTKPLVWNGGNSLAIYTFLRDVEYQVQAHFEWNQHRPELVSDRIDGKHFSIFNRTLEKGGRQDIFLGTRDCQGYVEPCEFGSGQGAYDNLDELAFGLMFHSFAYPDETGKDELHSHFWQAKLRKGILEFPRPEICTVNRLVRPMTAKQFGIGENLLAVADEEASI
- a CDS encoding alkene reductase; amino-acid sequence: MSTLFSPLKLGALTVPNRIFMAPLTRCRADAEHNPTPLMAEYYAQRASAGLIIAEATMAMQGNSSFWMVPGIYSEVQIEGWRLTTDAVHAAGGKIFLQIWHGGRACHPLLNNGAQPVAPSALRIENDEVHTPEGKKPYVVPRELADEELPGIVAGFKQAAINAKAAGFDGVEVHGANGYLLDEFLRDGANTRNGPYGGSIENRARLLLEVITAVSEVWGADKVGVRISPLNSYNFMIDSDPVALSTWLAERLNAFNLAYLHVMRGDFFSMQTGDVMTPIRAHYHGVLVANMGYSPEEAEQAIADGKVDAVAFGNSFLANPDLPARIKAGAALNQPDPAKYYSPGAEGYTDYPVLMP
- a CDS encoding DMT family transporter: MLIKLAYAGVVLIWTTTPLAIKWTGEGINYVLGATARMSIGCLCLLLVMLLIRQPLVFHRKARQTYLAASAHLYLGLLVTYWSAQYLPSGWMSVIFGLNPFLTAILAAIFLKEASLGWRKVSSYLLGVAGLVVMFMSALDLSQQALLGMLGVLLATFLQGGSAVWVKRINAGLSPLQLLTGGLFYSLPMYVLTWYVLTDAQLPAVIPSDKTLYAILYLGIIATTLGFTWYYYILKHLPATQVAMLSLMTPLLSLLLGHTINHEPLSLKVALGTGLILTALLLNQLAERRQKTI
- the cas3 gene encoding CRISPR-associated helicase Cas3' codes for the protein MKQQTVATHLQEVAEITKKLAQKINIPEAGELIGLLHDLGKYSSVFQNYIQSGTGLLNPDIDSDYVNAVALKGKIDHSTAGAQWVWEELSKFGKNGEGRLCGQILAICIASHHSGLIDCLTPDGVNSFNVRINKNDDRTHLAECKQNADTSILEQARQLADKPLLLAMLKQLRLITNNETHETVKCFYIGFLTRFLFSCLIDADRINSADFENLNNASFRNKDVSWDIAIQRIECFLAEQQTINNNDTQINAMRRRISDTCKNRAKDNQGIYTLTVPTGGGKTYASLRYALHHAKAHQLERIIYIIPYTSIIEQNAEAIRKVIEQEGDCPWVLEHHSNLEPENQTWHSKLAAENWDAPIILTTMVQFLETLFSGGTRGVRRLHQLANSVIIFDEIQTLPINCTHLFCNALNFLTTHTKTTAVLCTATQPLLDQLKSPDKGQLVIPKENHLIDDVGLLFDQLKRVEISNKIKSEGWSEEEIAELAISELNSKGNCLVVVNTKAWAQALYVRCSEAVEQDALFHLSTNQCSAHRSELFQRMRIRLVNGQPVLCFSTQLIEAGVDIDFSSVIRFLAGLDSIAQAAGRCNRNGRLATATVHVVNPALETINQLVDIKIGKEKSTRVFSEVKDKALLDPENMALYFSYYFYDRSNEMCYPLNEKQIGSTDTLLNLLSENNLNIGNSASLYLKQSFMTAGNVFKAIDAPTQAVIVPYQQGEKLIVELCGIAREFDAASYYACLKQAQKFSVNVFPNVWKKLLEQNAVFEIHQGADVYYLEKNYYSKAFGLSTEAVGKAEVIIL